TTGAGGGGGGTTCAGTGGTGGTTGGGATCGCTTTGGAAAACTCTACAAAAGAACAATGTCGATAAATTCAACTTTCTTTACACTATGGTTTattttaatctgaaaacaaaaacaagaatgAGGACTCAACTTCATGGTGAATCAGTTATTATATTACCCCCAATACCACATTGATGAAATAACGAGGCTAACGCAAATCCCCTTCTAAATTTTAACGACAGGCGATTTTGGATTTTTTGACACCCTTCTGGGCAACTTTATCGATTAGCATTACTAGCGAGCCCTAGAAGGAAGAGACGGCTGTATAATgcagttatttatatattaattaactcatttctagagatgctacaaaaattatatatgttatgtgCAATCTTTTGTACCATAGCCGATccattaaagatatattacgcTGTTCGAGTGATACTTTGTCTTGCAGTGGTGAACTGTCATACTGTGATGTGTTGTCTTAACGTTGTTTTTTCTTACAGTGTTGTTTTTTCTTacagtgttgtgttgttttaCAGTGTTGTCTTACAGTGATAAATTGACTTACAGTGTTGTTTTGTCTAACAGTGTTGTTTTGTCTTACAGTGTTGTTTTGTCTAAcagtgttgttttgttttatagtgctgtgttgttttaaattgttgtgttgttttaCAGTGTTGTCTTACAGTAATAAATTGACTCCAAGTGTTGTTTTGTcttacagtgatatattgttaaACAGTGAAATAGCTTTATATGAACTTACAAAAATCTATTGAGTACCTATCTACATGTTTACTGTACCTACCTGTAACCTTGCCATtgcatatattacatgtatcgCACTGGGGTTGTATctggaaagaaaaaaacaacaaatcttTGAATCTTTGGGACTAGAACATGGCTTTTATGGTCCATCGAAAATCAGTGTCATTAAGGGCCAAAATTATAGTGGCTGTTTAGGAACGTCTTCGTAAGTCATGAAACACGCGATATAGATTAATTGGCACGTCTAGCACTAGACACAGCACGTGTATATAATTTTGTCATACTTACCGTTACAGTGTACCTTTTGCCAGCTGCAAGTGTGCTTATTCCGAAAGCCAAACTGCAAATATTCTGTTGGTTTAAAGAAAGTATATGCGTACAGATTCAAGTCTTACTTAAAAACATAATCAAAAATactttatcaattttttttttgtaaaatgaacTGAATTGTGGTATTTGTCGATATCCATCTCTATATTGCACATTTTTAGACCGATTTCGATCTGTCCAATTTTCTTTTAAGGATAATAAGGTACCAAAACGTTATTTCTAAAACTTGCTACACCAGGATTTGCTATGTGACACTTACGTCCACTGTGCAGTTCAATTCTTGTGATACAGAATTGTCAACAGTCAGCCCGAACTTGACGAGATCAGCATTGGAGATGACGTCCACTCCAGGAGTCGGGGTGGCATTGCTGGCCAACCAGCAGTTCCCAAAATCTAATACCACAGTACAGGAATCACCCTGGACAGCTGTAGACTGAACTGACCAACAACTGCAGAACTCAATGACAGTTACattacctgtaaatatacagaaaatacaGACTGGTCTGTCCAACTGTAGAAGTCatttatcacaatgatatccTATGCTTTATTTACCAAAGGTTTCAAAAGATGTTTATGATAAAACGAGTAACTTTTTTCATGAAGGTGGAAATTCGTTTTATCGAACACAATAACAATAGGAAACGAAATTTAGACTAGGCGCACTGAAAGGGTAGGTAAGGTAAGATAAGGTAATAGGAAGTTCTCAACATGAGAATATCCATAAGAAATCCTACCGTTTACACGTGGAAAGAATTAGACTCAAAAGTGTTACAATTTCTTAGCTAAATATAGAAAACCATAATGTTTTCTCAACACCAAAAAAAATGATGCTTATGCGAAAATATTTCGTCGGTCATTTACCAACTTTCATGTCACAAAAGTGTGTACGTGATATTCGAAGAGGTAAACAAAAgatcaaatataaaaaataaagacgtgttaattatcaatacattttatgaTCTATTTACTTACTATTAGAAGAATTGACAGTTCCGACTAAAATACAAGACAATGTCACGAACCAGAAGCTCCATACTACAGCCATGGCCGGTAATCAGGTGCTGAAAGATCAGACAATGTGCACTAAAGCtggatatacaaatgtacaggtTATACCAATAAGTtcattatattgacaaataCCCATGTGAACACTGCGTGACTTATCACGTcacaatttcttacaataaaATGCCATCAATACATGGATGAATAATATGTTCCCTTTGGTCTACTATTATTGTTCCGACTCGGTGTGTGAAAACTGTTGGTGTGGCCATTGAAACCCTATGTGAATAATAGAGAAATACTTCAGCAATTGATTAAGTTTTCATACATTACGTAAAGGCTGAAGTTTAAAATGTTGTCGTCTGGTTTAACGTTTTAGTATATAGTCTATGTGTCCCTTTTCTCTGATTTAATTATGAATATGCGTTATACGGTTTTACATTCGTTCTCAGgaaacagacattatatatcttCAATGCGCGTGTGAAACGTTGCAAATGCAATGAGCAGATAAAGCAAAGCTAAAAAGCTAAGAAAGTGGCATATAATATTTGTTGAACTTTTCTCCTCCataagatatatacaaactataGAACGATGACATGCAGGTATACTAgatataaacaaatttattaGGGGGACTTACTTATTACTCTTGCACTTACTCTTAATCTTGTAAGTAAAGCACAAAAACATAGTTTTTAGTTTGAAATtgcaatttttttaaattttacatgcACTACTTACTTGATTTAACTCGATAATGAAGTTCgatagatacatatacacacagagacagacacggactatgacgtcatcataagATATAAAGACAGGGACAAACTGACCCCATTATTGAATTTTTGTCTTCGAGCAAACATATTCTACCACTAGATTGCAAAAACAAAGATGGCGTCTTTTCCGAATATATTGTAAACAACTGTGTTAAAGTGACCATTAATAATTCGTACACAAATAATGGACTTGACATCTGCACATATTCGTCGCCTTAAATTAGAATACGATTTACATAAAGTATTGGCAATAAAACTTCTCTTCTTACCTTGGCAGATGCGTACCTATCGATTCACTATATCACAAACTACATGTCTCCAAAACTGAACCATgcacaatatatacacacattcaGTGCCAATACACCACAACAGTCTATAAAagcttatatcaatatatataatgactcGTTTCGCTAGGTCTATTGTAGGCGAACAATGCACCACGGGATATTTAATCTTCGAAATAAAGTTCTCTGACGTATGTATGCTCATTCAACCTTGGattctataaataaaacaaaccaaacacaatCATCGGAACATTTAAGTGTCTACCTGTGTCGAGAACATGGTAGATATAACGGTATACCTGTAGTTGACAATCCCATGTGGAGTTAAAGCTATAACTCGTGTAGAGTCATATACATTCGggtcatatttattttatgcaTACACTATAcacaaatcaataaaatagtaaaataatttgttaaatGTCAGAATTACCCATTTCTGTTGTCTCGTTCAAATATATTCGATACTACATTTAACTTTTCATACTGGattaagaaaaataacaacaacaatacattatcaACGCTGGTAAAAGCCGTAAATTTACAGTTCCTACCAATGTTGATCATATATCATTGGCATAGTTGAGATGTAGTCAGCATTCTTCTGTTCAGTAGATTAACTAATATAATATTCCTTTCATATTTGTACATTCCATTACTGTTCACATCTGAACAAAGATATCGTAAAATAAGTATCATCATCAGCACCAAGTTTGCAAATTATGGTTCTTCCTTTAAATATAACAATGTTTGAAGTACTATATGGAAAAATTGCCAAGAAAATTAATAGCTTATTTTAATTGATTCTGGATAGAAAATGGGTATAGGCTGACATAACATTTCTATGTAATACTTATTTGATGTATTTCCTTCCTCAACCCTTAACCTCTGCTGCCTTACCTTTTCGGGGTGTAAtgtgtgtaccacataacagAGAAGTTTTGATATAGTATCAAATAAAGATTAAAGAAAGGATTTTGGATCCATATACAAACAATATCTATGTTCTCGGTAAATTGATATCTTTATTAATAActcaatatacactgtacttcAACTATGACTTAACACATCTAGGACACACTCCCTTAATATGGCCTCCTCATTCAGGAATTTGCTGATTTAAAAGCTGTTACATAACAATATGATGATATATTGACTGATATAAACTCTAATATACATACTCGTTCTGTATTCCTAAATTGTGATAAGTTTCTTGAAGTAAATATTTAAGA
Above is a window of Pecten maximus chromosome 7, xPecMax1.1, whole genome shotgun sequence DNA encoding:
- the LOC117330548 gene encoding uncharacterized protein LOC117330548 is translated as MAVVWSFWFVTLSCILVGTVNSSNSNVTVIEFCSCWSVQSTAVQGDSCTVVLDFGNCWLASNATPTPGVDVISNADLVKFGLTVDNSVSQELNCTVDNICSLAFGISTLAAGKRYTVTIQPQCDTCNICNGKVTEFSKAIPTTTEPPSTTKRYKPLPHKYLFPTLLIGAIVCVITAFIFVIRRWRQRIHHARKERAAVAASFANLQSETDNNNGRGDNPSPPPRYGTTEQYNGGAHYLTINEKHGIVNDGFDYKN